A region from the Benincasa hispida cultivar B227 chromosome 12, ASM972705v1, whole genome shotgun sequence genome encodes:
- the LOC120067667 gene encoding uncharacterized protein LOC120067667, producing MYPNSEWFSTYQQIDGGNVSMANGVVCKIVGIGSVKIRTHNGAFYTLKEVRHVPLMKKSLISFSVVDGKGFSFEGKGGAMYVYKGFEVDLKGIKRGTLYFLLGSTIIGYVVVASSVVHKDDMTKLWHMRLASFQKVFIVQNGHLIIFIQTVGDLPKLNLLEAVAEGIVRHHTVRNTPQQNGVAERMYQTLFEKARCMLSNARESSSVDKQVEMQFTSVVNELQHQGGEDQYVTTETDVQPEINVPRMSEVALPENSRSRVDQPSIACDRARSVGVGPPVRYGFENIVTFALQVSEEVDSHEPSTYREAMSCGESAQWLATMGD from the exons ATGTACCCAAATAGCGAGTGGTTCTCAACCTATCAGCAAATAGATGGAGGGAATGTTAGCATGGCTAATGGTGTTGTGTGCAAGATAGTTGGAATCGGCTCAGTCAAGATACGAACACATAATGGTGCCTTCTACACTTTAAAAGAGGTTAGGCATGTTCCactaatgaagaagagtttgatatcCTTTAGTGTAGTCGATGGCAAGGGTTTTAGTTTTGAAGGTAAAGGTGGAGCAATGTATGTCTATAAGGGTTTTGAGGTAGATCTGAAAGGCATAAAGCGTGGAACACTGTATTTTCTATTAGGTTCCACGATAATAGGTTATGTTGTTGTTGCATCATCGGTCGTTCACAAGGATGATATGACTAAGTTATGGCAtatgagacttg CAAGTTTCCAAAAGGTGTTCATCGTACAAAATGGacacttgattatattcattcagactGTTGGGGACCTTCCAAAGTTGAATTTATTGGAGGCAGTAG CTGAGGGGATTGTTCGCCATCACACTGTTAGGAAtactccacaacaaaatggggttgcagaaCGTATGTATCAGACGTTGTTTGAGAAAGCAAGATGCATGCTCTCTAATGCAAG AGAAAGTAGTAGTGTTGATAAACAGGTGGAGATGCAATTCACTTCAGTtgtgaatgaattacaacatcAAGGTGGAGAAGATCAATACGTTACTACAGAAACTGATGTGCAACCAGAAATTAATGTGCCTAGAATGTCAGAAGTTGCTTTACCTGAGAATTCTAGATCGCGAGTAGATCAACCGAGCATAGCTTGTGATAGAGCTAGAAGTGTTGGTGTTGGACCTCCTGTGAGGTAtggttttgaaaatattgttacTTTTGCATTACAGGTTTCTGAAGAGGTGGATTCTCATGAGCCATCCACCTATAGAGAAGCTATGTCATGTGGTGAGTCTGCTCAATGGCTTGCTACTATGGGGGATTAG